Within the Leptospira stimsonii genome, the region AGGGCGCTTGGGCGATCTCCGTTTTCGGAGGTGTCACTCAACCGGGCCCGGATAAGACAAGATACAATTCACAATATGTCGTGTATCCGTACTACTACACTAGCCTCTGCCTCGCGGACTAAGGAGATTCCTATGAAAAAAATCGTGACACTACTTCTGCTTCTCCAAATCAATATCGGTTCTTCAATTTTCGCTATCGGGGGGCCTTACGTCGACAACGGGGACGGCACCGTAAAGGATACGTTAAACGGCTTTTATTGGCAGAAATGTTCTTTTGGACAGGCCTCCTTGGATTGTTCCGGATCCGCTACGATCATGGATTGGAACTCTGCCCTTTTTTCCTGCCAGAACCTGAATCTCGCGGGAAGAGTTTGGAGAGTGCCTAATGTGAAAGAGCTTGCGAGCCTAATCGATTACCGTCGGACAACGTA harbors:
- a CDS encoding DUF1566 domain-containing protein; the encoded protein is MKKIVTLLLLLQINIGSSIFAIGGPYVDNGDGTVKDTLNGFYWQKCSFGQASLDCSGSATIMDWNSALFSCQNLNLAGRVWRVPNVKELASLIDYRRTTYPIIDVSIFQNTIGGYYWSSTSGISSGSSPDSTAVNDYNSDPSSYVATPYSAGKAYAIPRNTRYRSMAYIADYRMGGTIEFPKANNAYLRCVSGP